The following proteins are encoded in a genomic region of Arachis stenosperma cultivar V10309 chromosome 4, arast.V10309.gnm1.PFL2, whole genome shotgun sequence:
- the LOC130975682 gene encoding uncharacterized protein LOC130975682 gives MDSRKRKQRQEESDSDSESESEPSDESEESSPAEREKKKKKQKTTPKETQQEKKKVVVEDSPPEEDQYFDGERYEISSDEIDEWLRGNVDKSAAEGENLADLRSTEGRYVSSETLPAVNLGSDDPSSQGRTEQSSVNQPSQSMLSPTDSNMMVVREQIPSEALAIVPIQVFVPASQTTPETDFEPTPMLRIEGTTENTPESPKKLQETTPTLPPAPTKIHPAAEDAAALLMMARTVTYVPKTDSGMPSFSLGLTDSSQEGASTQETEREKSPETASMLEQLDTLVQKLASNAAKGTNESPQIQRETGGESSAKFETPGGINQITDDMKQKCYIWGTRLKEDANGNTDEYEEICNLIGKGEYILIRSHLASLQAKSDIESQIVSAICLILNQKNEKRFQEQIYCLPPDIVSMALSDHSKGEFISPKTEKEFRVEAYPSFIHFIDRKKLSSHPYIFAPVCHSGHWWLWLINTTKRKCQILDPLHKKAPSDERKDINKFTGYVFSRLITYAGGKPLEKGEKEKEIKASYVKISGQKTSYDCAIYVMKWLELIEPENIKKGKYEWDNWPQEEVDHYRVEYASRILFSEMNKQRDRAIRESSAIRPSKPSSVLLSPFCQINSADIETGW, from the exons atggactccagaaaaagaaagcagaggCAAGAGGAGTCAGATTCTGATTCAGAATCTGAATCTGAACCAAGTGATGA GAGTGAAGAATCATCACCTGCGGAgagggagaagaaaaagaaaaaacaaaaaacaacaCCAAAAGA aacacaacaagaaaagaaaaaagttgtTGTGGAGGATTCACCTCCTGAAGAAGATCAATACTTTGACGG TGAGAGATATGAAATATCAAGTGACGAAATCGATGAATGGCTAAGGGGAAACGTTGATAAATCTGCTGCAGAGGG GGAGAACCTAGCTGACCTGCGATCGACAGAAGGTCGCTATGTGTCCTCTGAAAC ACTACCGGCTGTGAACTTGGGAAGTGATGATCCTTCCTCTCAAGGACGCACAGAACAGAGTAGCGTAAACCAGCCATCGCAGagcat GTTGAGTCCGACTGACTCGAATATGATGGTTGTGAGGGAACAAATACCGTCGGAAGCGCTTGCAAT agtccCGATCCAGGTTTTTGTGCCGGCATCCCAAACAACCCCTGAGACAGATTTCGAACCAACCCCTATGCTACGGATTGAAGGGACTACAGAAAA CACTCCTGAATCCCCCAAGAAACTTCAAGAAACCACACCCACGCTTCCTCCAGCTCCAACtaaaat TCATCCAGCCGCAGAAGACGCTGCTGCCCTGTTGATGATGGCACGGACAGTAACCTATGTTCCTAAAACAGATTCAGGGATGCCATCATTCAGCCTTGGACTGACTGATTCAAGCCAGGAGGGGGCGTCAACGCAGGAGACAGAAAGGGAAAAATCTCCAGAAACTGCAAGTATGCTAGAACAATTAGACACTTTGGTCCAAAAATTAGCAAGCAATGCGGCGAAGGGAACAAACGAAAGTCCACAAATTCAGAGGGAGACTGGGGGAGAAAGTTCTGCAAAGTTTGAAACTCCAGGAGGAATAAATCAAATTACAGATGATATGAAACAAAAGTGCTACATCTGGGGGACGAGACTGAAGGAAGACGCAAATGGCAATACTGACGAGTATGAGGAGATTTGCAATCTGATTGGCAAAGGAGAATACATTTTGATCAGATCGCACCTTGCATCCCTCCAGGCAAAAAGTGATATAGAATCTCAA ATTGTATCTGCCATCTGCCTCATCCTAAaccagaaaaatgaaaagaggtttcaggaacaaatatactgtctcccccccgatattgtg AGCATGGCACTTTCGGATCACTCAAAGGGGGAATTCATATCCCCGAAAACGGAAAAGGAATTCAGGGTGGAAGCCTACCCGAGTTTCATTCACTTCatagatagaaaaaaattaagttcgcatccatat ATTTTTGCTCCTGTTTGCCACTCGGGACATTGGTGGTTATGGCTAATAAATACAACAAAGCGGAAATGTCAAATACTTGACCCGCTACACAAAAAAGCTCCAAGCGATGAGAGAAAGGACATTAATAAATTCACT GGATATGTATTTTCAAGATTGATAACATATGCCGGCGGAAAACCTCTGGAGAAAGGCGAGAaggaaaaggaaattaaagcaTCATATGTTAAAATATCAGGGCAAAAAACAAG CTATGACTGCGCTATCTACGTTATGAAGTGGCTTGAGTTAATTGAGCCGGaaaacatcaaaaaggggaagtatgaATGGGATAATTGGCCACAG GAGGAGGTGGACCACTATAGAGTGGAGTATGCTTCCCGGATACTATTCAGTGAGATGAATAAACAGAGAGATCGGGCAATTAGAGAGAGTAGTGCTATAAGGCCGTCGAAGCCATCCTCTGTATTATTGAGTCCGTTTTGTCAGATTAATTCTGCTGATATAGAAACTGG GTGGTGA
- the LOC130972932 gene encoding uncharacterized protein LOC130972932 encodes MAARNQTKDLKCATHLLSDKFRNMTEKKKAIVRDLGFGGLMHIPPLRVDHQLLRELANNFKLGENKLKTGYGSFQITPRKIGHALGINATGDLFPEKVEYKKLSDDDKIIYRRFQGMTLKSLTDEMMEIGVGNEEECLMFKRIFILYIQMAFLLLTTINKISPVHLALIFKMDGISERNWGGACFDLHGQGHHRLPGEEEEIN; translated from the exons ATGGCAGCAAGAAACCAAACAAAAGACCTTAAGTGTGCCACACATCTCCTGAGTGATAAGTTCAGAAACATGACTGAGAAGAAGAAGGCAATTGTGAGGGATCTTGGATTCGGTGGGTTGATGCACATCCCACCACTAAGGGTGGATCACCAACTCTTAAGGGAGCTGGCAAACAACTTCAAACTTGGGGAGAACAAACTGAAGACAGGATATGGTTCTTTCCAAATAACACCAAGAAAAATAGGTCATGCACTTGGCATCAATGCAACAG gagatctatttcctgagaaagttgagtataagaaactttctgatgatgacaaaataatttatagaaGATTCCAGGGTATGACCCTCAAAAGTCTTACTGATGAAATGATGGaaattggcgttggcaacgaagAGGAATGCCTGATGTTCAAGAGGATATTCATCCTCTACATACAGATGGCGTTCCTTTTGCTAACGACGATAAACAAAATATCGCCCGTGCACCTGGCCCTAATTTTTAAGATGGACGGCATATCAGAGAGAAACTGGGGGGGGGCATGTTTTGACCTTCATGGTCAAGGGCATCACAGACTAccaggagaagaagaagaaatcaaTTAA